A window of Terriglobales bacterium genomic DNA:
CCCCTCCTGTCGACCTGCTCGGAGCTCGGCAGACCGTCGACACGCTGGTCCTGCTGCGTGACAAAACCAAAGGCAATCTCACTCCCGCGGAAGAGAACATGCTCAAGAACTCGCTATATGAGGCGCAGATGGCATACGTGGAAGTCACTAACGCCCTTAGCCGTGCTGCGCAAGCTCCGCCGGCAGGCTCGTCCGCGTTCAAAAAATGAAAGCCATCCTGACCGTCTTGGGTAGCGGCACGTCGATGGGAGTACCCACCATCGGTTGCGGCTGTGCGGTTTGCAACTCCCCGGATCCGCTGGACCGCCGCACTCGCCCCTCCATCATGCTGGACTACGACGGCAAGCGGGTGGTAATCGACACCACGCCCGATTTCCGCGAGCAGGCGATCCGCGAGCGCATCCGCTCGGTCGATGCGGTCCTCTATACCCACGCCCACGCCGACCACATTCTCGGTCTTGATGACCTACGCCCTCTAACCTTCAACCGGCCAGGCAAGCTGCCGCTCTATGCCGAAGCCAAAACCCTCGAACGCTTGCGCAGTATGTTCAGCTATATCTTTGCCGGCGATTACAAGTACGGTGGGCTGGCGGAGGTGGAGTTGCGCGAAATCGATGGCCCCGTGGACTTATGGGGCGCCCACTTCAGCCCGGTTCGCATTTTTCATGGCGACAATGAGATTCTTGGTTTTCGCTTTGGCGGAGCTGCGTACCTGACCGACTTCAGCACCATTCCTGACGAGTCCTTCTGCCAATTGCAGAATCTCGACATCCTTTTCCTGGATGCCTTGAGGCATAAACCTCATCCCACCCACTCCACGGTTGAGCATTCCCTGGCCATCGTCGAGCGTTGCCAGCCCCGCAGAGCGTTCTTCACCCATATCTCCCACGACCTGCCTCATGCCGCGACTAATGCTATCCTGCCTCCCAACGTTCGTTTAGCACACGACGGTATGAAGCTCGAATTCGAAATCTGAATCGGAATTGCATGCGCATCTTTCGCCACCTCGAAGATGTTCCCGCAGATCTGGGGCCTACCTTCCTTAGCGTCGGGAATTTCGATGGCGTTCACCGCGCCCACCAGGCGGTCCTGAATGAACTGATCGACCGTGCACGCCGCGCTGATGCCATCGCCATGGTGGTCACTTTCGATCCGCACCCCTACCGCATCCTGCGCCCCGATTCAGATCTCAAGCTGCTGACTCCCACTCCTGTCAAACTGGACCTGCTGCAGCAATACGGCATTCACGCCGTCCTCGTGCTTCCCTTCACGCGCGACCTTTCATTGATGAACCCTGCTGAATTTGCTTCTCAGATTCTGGTCCGCCGTCTGCACGCGCGTGAGGTTCATGAAGGCTTCAACTTCCGTTTCGGGCACAAAGCACAGGGCGACGTAACCCTGCTCGAAAGTCTTGGCCGCCAGCTCGGCTTTTCGCTTGAGATCTACCCCGAGATGCAAATCCGCGGCGAGACCGTCTCCAGCAGCCAAATTCGAAGGTTGCTTCGCGAAGGCAATGCCAGCAAAGCACGCCACCTGCTCGGCAGAGTGTTCAGCATCTGGTCCACCCCGGGACGAGGGCGCGGCTACGGGCATAAATACACCGTGCCGACAATCAATTTGAGTCGCTACGATGAGTTGGTTCCCGCAGATGGCGTCTATATCACCCAGTCCCGCATTGGCGACGAGTGCTTCGACTCCGTTACTAATGTCGGCACTCGGCCCACTTTTGGCGCTGATTCCTTCGCCATTGAAAGCCATCTGCTGAACTTTCATCCCATCGACCTCGCTGCCGACACTCCCGTCGAACTCTCCTTTCTACGGCGGGTACGCGACGAGATCAAGTTCCCCTCGGTTGAGGCTCTACGCGAGCAGATCGCCCGCGACGTGCACCGCGCCCGCCGCTTCTTCCACCTGCGGGAGAAATTTGCAGAACTGTCCACCGCCAGGGCAACTGCTCATCCATGAGCCGAAGTGTCATCTTGAGGCGTCCTACGGATACGTCACCGGCACGGTCATCGGCGTCTGTACCCGTGCGCGGAAGATGGCGTTCTTCTCCTCTACTTCGGCGATGGCGTCCGCATGAATTGTGTAGTGCCCGCGCGGTAGGCTCGAGCCAAACGGAATTAGCTGATCAATCTCCAGGTGCACCAGCGTGAACTTCTGATACCCCAGCGCAAATGCTTTTCCGTATTGGTCAACTGCCACGATGATCACGGTCAAATCAAAATCGTCCCCCGTGTAGTTGGAAACCACCACGGAACCATCGATCCGATCATCCTGCACTTTGGGTCCGTGCTTCCAATTGATCGTCAAGGCAGCCCGGATCGTAATCGTGCAGTCCTGTCTCACCTTCTGGACTGGTAAGCTGTAATCGGACACTTCCACGGTAAAGCGAAAGTCGCCCGGAACCCGAGCCACCCCGGAAATAATGCCCCGTGATCGGTCCAATGCGAGCCCCGGCGGCAGTTTGCCAATAGGAAGATTCCAGCTGATCGGCGCCTGGCCGCCCTGCACCTTGAAGTGGAAGCGGTAGTCGCTGCCCACCATCCCGTCAGGCAGTGGCAGGGGCGTCAGCGTAAGTGGGGCAACCACCGCCTGAGCACTAACGCGCGGACCCGAGATGCACCACATCAACAAAATGGCCGGCAGAAACGAAAATGCCCAGCACGAGCGCATTTGCGGATTATACGGGCAGCCCGCAATTCCCCTGCCCACCGGTTGATCTCTGTCCTGCTACAATCCCCGCCCATGTCCGCGGCTGCCCTGCTCAGCGTTTCCTCCGCCGCCCAGCGCAGGACGTTGCTGGCCGCCGCTTTGGGCTGGATGTTGGACGCCTTCGACGTGATGCTGTACGCCATGGTGCTGGCGCACATCATGCGCGACCTGGGCATGAGCAAGGGAACTGCGGGGCTGCTCAACACCCTGACCCTTCTCGCCTCAGGCCTGGGTGGCCTTCTGTTTGGTTTCATTGCCGACCGTGTGGGCCGCCGCTCCGCCCTGATGTTGAGCATTCTCACCTACTCCATCTTTTCCTTCGCCTGCGGCTTGGCGACTTCCATTCTGATGCTCGCCTCGTTTCGCTTCATCCTCGGTCTCGGTATGGGCGGAGAATGGAATACAGGCGCCACTCTCGTCGCCGAAACCTGGCCCACAGAACTACGTTCGAGAGCCCTCGCTGTGGTCCAGAGTTCGTGGGCCATCGGCTACGCTGCTGCCGCGCTGGTCAGCGGCATCGTGCTTCACTACTACAACTGGCGTGTCGTCTTTTTCGTGGGCATTTTGCCGGCTTTGATAACACTGTGGATTCGTAAAGACGTCCCCGAATCGGAGCTGTGGGCGCGGCACCGGACAACCGCCAACCTCGGAGGTGCAATTCAAAGCCTGCTTCCCTCCAGCCTCTTTTCATCACAGTACTGGAGTCGCACTCTGGCGCTTCTGTCCCTGAACCTCTTCGGCTTGTTCGGATGGTGGGGCCTCTTCAGCTGGATCCCTCCCTATCTCTCGCTTCCGGTTTCTCAAGGCGGACGTGGATTTGGCTTGCTCGGTACCACCGGACTGTTGATTTTTCTGAATCTGGTAGGAATGTTGCCTGGATATCTCTGCTATGGATGGCTGGCGGAGAAATTGGGGCGCAAGAAGTCTTTCCTCCTCTTTTTCCTGGGCGCAGCCCTCACGATTCCTCTCTATGCTGCCGCAACCAATCCTCCGTTGATCATGATCCTGGGCGCGATCGTTGCCTTCTTCGGAACCGGATTCTTTTCCGGCTCAGGCCTGGTCGGCAGTGAACTCTTCCCTACCGAGATTCGCGCCCGCGCTCTCGGTTTCACTTACAACGGCGCACGTACCCTCAGCGCTCTGGCGCCGTTCATCATTGGCCGTGTAGGACAGGCGAAAGGCCTCGGCCCTGCCTTCTACTTGTGTGCGCTCTCGTTCCTGCTGGCCGCCATCGCCTCCCAGTTCTTGCCCGAGACTAAGGGAACGTCGTTGTCTTGATATGCAATCGGCAATTGTCGTGAACTGCACAAGATGTTATGTCGCGGCCCCTGACTATTCGTCTTCGGGACAAGGTTTGGGTGGAGCAGGGCTTTCAGCCCTGCATTTATGAAGAGGTAAAGAGCGGCTTTTGCCGCTGAGGGACGCTCTTTTGTACGGCGCAGGGTTCCCTCAGGGGCTGAAGCCCGGATCTTCTACGGCTCTTCCATGCAGGCGTTAAGCCCTGCTCCACCCAGTTGCTGTCGGGACTTGATCCGCTTTGCTTCAATGCAAGATAGGTATGTGTCGCGCTAGCCGACCACACTGATCCGGTTGGTTCCGTCGGAGCACAACAGTCTATTCGATCGGCTCTACCACCACCGCCGCATCCTGCTTCTCTGGCAACTGCACCAGCACCGTAGCCGACAGCACCAGCACGATCCCGACAATCTGGCTGCCCCGCATCGTCTCTCCGAGAGCAAAAAACGCAATCAGGATCGAGAACACCGGCTCCAGGCAACTAGTCACGATCGCCCTGGTTGGATCCAGATTCTGCAGCCCGGCAAAATAAAACGAAAACGGCAGTAGAATCGACATGACCGCAAACACCGCCAGAAACAGCCACTGCGCTCCCGAATAGTGCGCAGCCATGATTTTCCACGGCGGATTGATCACCATCCAGAAGAGAGCTGTCCAAACAAATACATACAAGAGCACTTTCCAGCGGTCGTGGTGATCCAGCAGGCTAGGCGCGTACACGTTGTAAAAAGCGAACGAAAACGCTGCCACCTCTGCGGCAATCAGTCCAAGGGTATCCATTCGAAAACCACCCTCGTGAAACAAGCCGATTACCAAGCTAATCCCCACAATCGCCAGCGCCACCGAAATCACCTTCATCAACGTCGCCCGCTGCCGGCCTCGCAGCACCATGTACAGCAAGACCCATACCGGAGCCGTGTACTGCAGCACAATTGCGGTGCTTACATTTGTTTTCTGAATAGCCAGATAGTAGAAGTAGTTCGATGCCACCATCCCGAAAATCGCCAGTGCCAACGCGCGAGCAAGGTCGACGCCAGAGAATCGCAATCCCGCTCTCCCCCGACGCCACAGCAGAATAGGCGCCAATACCAGGAGCGAAATGGTGGTCCGGCTTTGCGCCAGGATCAAAGGATCGATCGCTGGAAGCCCTTTGCCCGAGGTAAGCCGTCCCGTGAAAGCAGCTCTCCCCAGGCTTGCGGAGACTCCCCAGCACAGTGTCGCTGCGGCAATGAACAGATAGCCGCGCACGGGATGTGGATTATTTCGATAGGACCTGATCGATTTCGTCGCGGTCAAATCCGATCAATACCTCATCCCCAACCACCAGGGTGGGCGTAGAGCGGCTGTTGTATTTGTAGACCAAATCTTCGACTGCTGCGGGATCGGCGGAAACATCGCGGTCTTCGTATTCGATACCTCTCTCCGAGAGGTAGGCCTTGATCGTGTGGCAGGGCGGTCAGCCCGGCTGAGTGAATACAACGACCTTCCTCGGCTTCATAGCATGCACAATGCCAGCAATCCTACACTAAACAACAATATTCAATCTCCCAACAGCTCCACCTGCGTCGTGATCTTCGCAGTCCTCTCCAGCATGGCTGAGACAGAACAGTATTTCTCTTTCGAGAGTCGCACCGCATCCTCCACTGCCTTTCGCGATACTGGACCAGTTACCCGATACAGCAAGCGTATGTCCGTGTACACCATGGGTGGATCTTTGGCCCTCTCCCCTTCGGCACTTACTTGCACCCGCGTGAACGCTTCGCGCTTCTTCCGCAGAATGTTTACTACGTCGTAGGCCGTGCAGGCGCATAACCCGATGAGCACCAGGTCCACGGGACTATTAGCAGTCTTCTCGCTGCCCGCGTCCACCACAATTGCATGACCGCTGCTCGCCTCGGCGATAAATCGGTCGTTATCTGTCCAACTGGCAGACGCCTTGACCATTCAATCCCCTCTCGTACATCAATTCACATTTCTGACCTTGCGCTGGTCCTCGGTTTTGGGGTTGTCCATTCTTCACTTCAACGCCGATTGTCCGTTTGTGGCTCCGGATGAATCAGCACCCGAAACAATCCAGGCGCTTCCTGTTTGAAGCGTGTCTCCATGGCCGTCATCACTTCGTGAACGCGCGACAAGGGAAGGTCGTCCTCCATGGTGCAATGGCACGAAACGTAGAGCTTCCCGCCTACTCGCTTGAACTGCATTTCGTGAACGTCCTTGACCTCCTGAAATTGAGGAGCGATCTCCTTGAGCTTGCGTTCCAGGGCTGCATTCTGCACCAGTTCATCCCCGGTCTCGATAGTTGCAGGCTCACTCTCAATGTGCGTCAAAATGGTCGAGATCTCCCCAATCTGCTCGCGTATCTCCTCCTCGAGTTGCGTTACCCGGTCATGCGCCTGTTTCAGCGGAAGAGTCTCCTGCATCTCCAGATGCTGCTCTACGTGCAGTCTGCCATGCAAGTCCTGAATGCTGATGTCGTGCACTCCCAGGTTATGCCGCGCAGCCACGGCACGGATGCGATCAAAGATGTTTTCGCCGCGTACCGCCCGCGGCAACGAGTGCACCACTACGTCGGCATCCGGAAGAATGCGGCGCGCTGCTGCCGTCACCTCTCCCACCACCTCCTCCGATTTTTGAAACGTGACATTGCGGCTCAAGGCCACCGACAAATCCGCAAAGTAGCGGTTGCCTGACCGCCGAATTCGAGCCCGGTCCACCTCCAGCACCCCCGGAACGCCGGAAACCGCCTCGATTACCTTGCCTCGCGCACCTTTGGGAGCAGCGTCCAGCAGAGCATCAGTGGTCTGCCGTGCCAGGCGCCAACTCACCGAGATCACCACTCCCGCCACAAACAAGGCTGCGATCGGATCGGCTCTTTCCAGCCACGCGAGTTGGAAACGCTCACCCACCCAAACCAGTGCCAGTCCCAGAATCACCACTGCGCTTGACCAGATGTCGGTTCGGAAATGTAGCGCATCCGCCTGCAGCGCCTGGCTGTCATACTTATCCGCAATTCGTTGTAGAGCCCGTGATCGCCACCAGTCCACCACCATGGAGAGTGCCATGACCGCGAACGCCGCCAGCGAAGGTTCGATCTCCACCATGTGAAAGAACAGGCGCTTGATGGCTTCCCAGATGATCCAGGCACAGGTGAGCAGCAGCAGCCCGGTTTCCAGAAAGGCGGAGAAGCTCTCGATCTTGCCATGGCCGTACTGATGCTCCGCATCCGCCGGCTTGTCCGACACTCGGACCGACATCAGCGTGATCACTGCGGCCACCAAATCGAGTCCAGAATGTAGAGCTTCTGAGAGTATGCCCAAGCTGCCCGTGCTTAAACCAACCACAATCTTCAGCACTGTGACCGCAATCGCCGCCCACACTGAGTTCTGCGCCACGGAGCGTTTCTCCGTGTGCATCGCGCTGCTCGTGAGCGTGGTCGTGTCGGACATAGCTCTTCTGATTATCCCTGTTCGCCACTGAAGCAGCCAAGCCAAACCCGCCAGAAACCCGGCCTGGCGCTTCCGAAATCGAGGCGCAGATGTGCTACGATGGCCTCTCCACCCTAGTTGTGTTTCACGATCGGAGACAATTGAGAATGCGATTTTTGGGTCTACTACTCCTCCTCACTTCGACCCTTGCCGTCTGCCAGCAGGGGGCCAAACCCGCTCCCAAAGCAAGCGGGAGCCAGACCACGCCGCCGGCAGCGTCCTCCTCGCCCAACTTCGGCCCGGCGGGCTCCAACAAAGACTCGGCCGCCCCTGCTTTTGAGGTTCCTCCCAATGCCGCAGTCATCACAGTAACTGGGATTTGCGATCTGAAATCGGCTGGCACCGCATCTTCTGACTGCAAGACTACCGTTACCCGCGCTGAGTTCGAACGCCTTGCTGACGCCCTTAAGCCCAATCTTCCTCCCGCAGCCAAACAAAAACTCGGCGAAGATTACACCCGGGCGCTGGTCTTTTCGGCTGAAGCTAAGAAGCGAGGGCTCGATCAGGGTACCCGCCTCGAGGAAGTCATGCGCTTCATCCGCATGCAGGTGGTAGCTCAAGAGCTGCTGAAGGAGCTTCAGGAGCAGGCCAAACCCACCCCTGAACAGGTCGCTCAGTACTACAAGGATCACGAGTCTCAATACCAGGAAGTCACGCTGAAGCGCATCTTCCTTCCCAAGAACCGCTCCGATGCCAAACCCGACGACAAACCGGATGAGGCTGCATTTTCCGCCAACGCCGAGAAGATTCGCGCCCGCGCTGCCGCGGGCGAAGATTTTGACAAGCTCCAGAAAGAGGTCTTCGAGGCCGCCGGCTTCAAGACTCCTCCGCCTACCACCATTCCCGCATGGCGACGTCAGTCCGTACCCGCCAGCCAGGCTGCCGTGTTCGACCTCAAGCCCGGCGAAGTTTCCCAGGTGCTTCCAGAGACTATTGGAGCTTATATCTATCGTCTCGAATCCAAGCGCACCCTTCCCCTGGACCAGGTGAAGCCGGAGATCGAGGCCAACCTGTCACAGGAGAAGTTCACTGCCGAAATGCAGTCCCTTACTTCCGGCGTGAAGACCGAGCTAAACGAGGCCTATTTCCACATTCCGCAACAGCATCCACCAGCGGAAGGCTCGGTGTCTCAGCCGAGTGCTTCAAAAGCCGCCTCCACTGGGCCAACCGCAGCCAAACCCGCTGCTCCCAAGGAGCCTGCAACACAATCCAAGTGACCAGCGCCACCAAACCCACCGTCATTGTGACCGGGGTCTCAGGCAATCTTGGACTCCGGTTACTCCGGCAGTTGTCCGGGTTTGACGTGATTGGTGTGGATATGTACCCGCCCCGTAGCGATTCTCTCGCCCGCTTTGAAGCCATGGATCTCGGGCTCGAATCGTCCTGTCAGCAGATGGTGCGGCTGCTGCGCGATTCCGGCGCCCGCTCCGTCGTTCATCTGGCGTTCGTGCTTGATCCCCTGCGCACCGGGGTGCTCGATTTGAATCGCATGTGGCAGATCAACGTCGCTGGCACTGCACGTGTGATGGAGGCGATAACAGAAGTCAACCGCAGCGGAGGCCAAGTCGAGACATTCATCTTTATCGGCAGTGTTTCTGCCTACGGCCCTCAGACCCCTGGGCCAGTGCGCGAGACCCATCCCCTGGCCGCTCACACGCTGCCCTACGCGATCCACAAGAAGGAAGCGGATGATGTGGTTCGCCACCGGGCAGGAAATCTTGCCCGCTGCACCACCTACCTGCTTCGACCCCACATTTTCACCGGCGCCTCCATGCAGAACTATATGGTCGGGGCCTTGCGCGGCACTCCCACTGGCAATGCTCCCCGAGCCGAGAAAATGCGAGAACGTGGAGAGCGTCTGCCCATGCTTCTCCCCCGCGGCGAAGAATACCTTCACAACAAACTTCAGTTTGTTCACGTGGATGACGTCGCCCGGCTGCTGACATATATCCTGCGCCAGCCCGGCAAGGGAAACGAATTACTGATCTTCAATGTCGCCGGCCGCGGCTATCCCTTGACGATCCAGGATTGCGCCCGCATCTCTGGGCAGAAAATCGTGCAACTGCCGGGCAAATGGTTGTGCCGAGCCGCTCTCAGGCACTACTGGAACCGTGGTATCTCCGGGGTTCCGCCTGAAGCCTTCCCCTACATGATCGGCTCCTACACGATGGATACCACCCGCCTGCAGAAATTCCTGGGCGATGACTATTCGCGGGTGATTCAGTACACGGTCGAAGATGCCCTTCTCGACAGCTTCCGCACCGAGGAGGAATCCCGGCTCTTCGCTCGCAACCTGGAAGCCAAAACCAAAGAGGCAGCCCGCTCCCGCGCTTGAAGATTCGCTAGCCCATGATTGCTGCACATCCGTTCCGGAAATAGTTAATTGAGGAGCCGTGCTGAGCCCCGCCCGCGGGCGAAGCACCTATGTTTTTTGGGGCCACAGGGAATTCTTATTTCACGTCCTCACACGTCACCGGATACTTTCCCCTTCTTCCCCCGATACAGCCCCGCAATCCCGAATGTGTACGGTGTCCACGAGACATAGTGGAATCCGATGTCTCGCATCCGTCCCAGAATCTCCTCGGGCGCCGGAAAACGTGCCACCGAAGCCGGAAGGTACGCGTACGGCCCCTTCACGCCCGAAATCATCGTGCCTAACTTGGGCAACACGTGCCGGAAATACCCACGGTACAAACTACCCATCAGCCCTTTCGGTTCGCCAAAATCCAGAATCCCCACTTCCCCGGAATGGCGCAACACTCGATAAATTTCCGACAGGCCCGCGTCGTAATCGGCCAGATTGCGAAATCCGAAAGCCGCTGTGACCAGATCTACCGAATCCGAAGCCAGAGGGAGCCGTAACGCATCTCCTTCCACCCACCGAATCCCCGTCCCCTGGCCCTTTGTCTTGGCTCGCTGCAGCATGGCATGGGAAAAGTCCGCACCCAAAACAAGGGGCAACCCTCCCTTGTTCTTCGCCTCCCTCAGTAGAGCGAAGCTCATATCGCCGGTACCGCAACATAGGTCCAGCAGCCGTGCTCCCGGACGGATCAGCACCGCTCCAAAATTGCGGGCCGTCCGCCGCCACCATGTGCGGTCGACGTTGAACGAGAGGATATGATTCAGCAGGTCGTAGCGCGGCGCAATCGAAGTGAACATCTCGCGCACCGCCCGCGCCGCAGCTTCACGATCCTTCGCTCCTTCGGGAGTAGCCCCAACCACTGTGGCTCTCTTCTGATTTTCAGTGGAAGTCGACACTCAAACTGCCTTCGTGAGCGCCTGCGACTGCTCGATCGCCCGCATCACCACGCGCTCCGGCACATCGCACGCGATATCGACGCTTCCGATTCCAGTGGGTAGGACAAAATGCACGACTCCATTGAGCGTTTTCTTATCGTGCGCGAGGCGACGGTAGATGTTCCGTGCTGGGACTTCGAACTTCGGCCACATGGCGTAGCCTTGCACACCGGATATGATCCGGCGTGCCGCCTCTTTGTCCAGCCTGCCTCGCTCTTCGGCGATCATCGTGGCTGCCACCATTCCCCACGCCACCGCCTCGCCGTGAAGCACTTTTCGATATCCGGTTTCGGCCTCGAGCGCATGTCCCAGCGTGTGCCCGAAATTCAGAATCCGCCGCAATCCAGACTCGCGCTCATCCGCCGCCACCACGTCAGCTTTCACCTTCACGCTCGCGCTGATTACTCGCTCCAGGCTGGCTGCGTCGCGCCTCAGAATGAGTTCGCGATTCTGCTCCATGAATTCAAAAATCGCGGGATCGCGGATCACCCCGCACTTCAGCACCTCGAACAATCCCGCGCGAAACTCGCGCTCCGGCAGCGTCGAAAGTAGCTGCGGGTCGATCACCACCAGTCGCGGGTGGTGAAACGTTCCCAATAGGTTCTTGCCTTGGCGCAGGTCAACCCCGGTTTTTCCCCCGACGGCAGCGTCCACTTGGGCTAGCAGCGTGCTTGGCACCTGAACAAAATCCAAACCACGCATGTAGAGCGAGGCCAGCAATCCCGCTACATCGCCGACCACTCCGCCGCCAAACGCCACTAAGATGGACTTGCGATCCGCACTCGCCTTTAACAATTTCTCCGCCACGCCCTCGACGGTTTTCAACGTCTTGAAACGCTCGCCATCGGGCATCTCAATAAAGCTGGGCACAAACTTCCCTTTTTTCAGCGCGCTCGCAAGTTGCTTCCCCCAGCGCCTGCGCACCGCCGCCACAGTTACCACCATCACAGACTGACGTTCGGGAAAAATCTCTCGCAGAAGTGTTCCGCTGCGGCGAAGCAAACCGCTCTCAATCAGCGCCGGATATGCACGGGATGGTATGTTGATGTCGACGCGGATCACGCGTCCATCATACCGTAGGAGGCGGCGCGCCCAGCTGGGTGCTAAGATTCCCGCCCGAATGAAAAACGTTCCCGCTGAAACCGACTTTGTAGTTGTGGGCGCAGGCGTCGCCGGAATGCGCGCTGCCATCGAGCTCGCCTCCGCTGGTCAGGTTTTGGTGTTGGCCAAACTCGAGCTCACCGAGTCCGCAACTCAGTACGCACAGGGAGGAATCGCAGCCGCGCTCAGCGACGAAGACGAAATCGGCCTGCATTTGCAGGACACCCTCAATGCGGGCGATGGGCTCTGCAACGTCGATGCTGCTCGGGTACTGGTGGAGGAAGGCCCGGAACGCATTGAAGAGCTGATCGCCTGGGGCACCCAGTTCGACCGCGCCGGAACCAAGCTCGCCTTCACCCGGGAAGGCGCGCATAGCCGCAATCGTATTCTGCACGCCCATGGCGATTCTACCGGCCAGGAGATCGCCCGTGCCCTCTACTTCAAGGCGAAATCCCTGCATAACGTTGCCTTTTGCGAGTTCGAGTTTGCCACCGATCTTTTGCTCGAAAATGGACAGGTCGCCGGCCTCACATTGCTCACCGAAAAAGGCGTGCCCCATCCCGTGCTCGCCTCCGCCGTTCTGCTCGCCACCGGCGGCTTAGGCCATGTCTACCGCGAGACCACTAATCCCGCAGTCGCCACCGGCGACGGTGTAGGCATGGCCTACCGCGTTGGGGCGGAAATCAGCGACATGGAATTCGTGCAATTCCACCCCACCGCGCTCTACCTCAAAGCTGCGGCCCGCTTCCTGCTTTCTGAAGCCTTGCGCGGCGAGGGCGCCTATTTGCGCAACGAAGCCATGGTGCGCTTCATGCCCAAGTACCACCCCATGGCCGAGCTCGCGCCGCGCGACGTAGTTGCCCGCGCTATCGCCCACGAACTGGAAGTCAGCCGCAGCAAAGATCCAGTTGTCTATCTCGACCTGACTCACAAGAATGGCGAAGCACTCAAAAAACGCTTTCCTCGCATCTATCAAACCTGCTTGCAGTACAACATCGACATCACCACCGATCTCATCCCCGTCCGACCCGCCGCCCATTACGCCATGGGTGGTGTGCGCACCGATCTTGACGGCCGTACCAGCCTTCCCCGCCTCTTTGCTGCGGGAGAAGTAGCCTGCACTGGAGTTCATGGAGCCAATCGCCTGGCCAGCAACTCTCTGCTCGAAGGGCTGGTGTATGGCGCACGCGCCGGCCACTCTATGCAGGAGCAAGTCAAACCCGCCAGTCATGCGACTTCTGAAGGCTCAACTGGTAAACCTCCAGCCGAGTCCGCCGCTGTAACCAATCAGCCTCAGTCCGGCAAAGCCGCGGAAGAAGTGATCCGCCATGTGCAGGAAATCATGTGGCGGGATGTGGGGATCGTTCGCAGCGGCGACGGCCTGAAGAAAGCCATTTCCCAGCTCGATCACCTCCGTGCCTGCTTGCCTCGCGAGAACACGCGCCGCGCCCACGAAGCTCAAAACATCCTGCAGACTGGCCTGCTGATCGCCAGGTCCGCTCTCGTCCGCGAAGAGAGCCGCGGTGCCCACTATCGGATTGATTTCCCTTCCCCCAACGATGCCCGTTTCAAGAAGCACTCCATTGTGCAGAACGACAAGATTCGCTTCGAATAGTTGGCAGGGTCCGCCGAGGAAATCTCGAGAACAATTTGATCTGTTCCCTGCAGGTGACCGTCCGTTTACAGGCCCGCCTCGATGCGCGACCGTGGATCAAGGTAGTCTCGCAGCGCGTCACCAATGAAGTTGAAGGACAGCACCGCCAACATCACTGTGATGGCAGGAAAAATTACCAGGTGAGGAGCATCGAAGAGGTGTGACCGGCCATCATTCAGCATTGAACCCCAACTTGCCGTCGGCGGAGCTACTCCCAATCCCAGAAAACTCATCGTGGCTTCTGCAAGAATCGCGCCTGCCATGCCAATCGCGGCTTGCACAATCACTGGCTGAATCATGTTCGGCAGAATGTGGCGAGTGATGATCCAGAAGTCCCC
This region includes:
- the nadB gene encoding L-aspartate oxidase, which translates into the protein MKNVPAETDFVVVGAGVAGMRAAIELASAGQVLVLAKLELTESATQYAQGGIAAALSDEDEIGLHLQDTLNAGDGLCNVDAARVLVEEGPERIEELIAWGTQFDRAGTKLAFTREGAHSRNRILHAHGDSTGQEIARALYFKAKSLHNVAFCEFEFATDLLLENGQVAGLTLLTEKGVPHPVLASAVLLATGGLGHVYRETTNPAVATGDGVGMAYRVGAEISDMEFVQFHPTALYLKAAARFLLSEALRGEGAYLRNEAMVRFMPKYHPMAELAPRDVVARAIAHELEVSRSKDPVVYLDLTHKNGEALKKRFPRIYQTCLQYNIDITTDLIPVRPAAHYAMGGVRTDLDGRTSLPRLFAAGEVACTGVHGANRLASNSLLEGLVYGARAGHSMQEQVKPASHATSEGSTGKPPAESAAVTNQPQSGKAAEEVIRHVQEIMWRDVGIVRSGDGLKKAISQLDHLRACLPRENTRRAHEAQNILQTGLLIARSALVREESRGAHYRIDFPSPNDARFKKHSIVQNDKIRFE